The Pontibacter korlensis sequence TCTATACTACAACAGATCTTTTTATTTTGGAAGGCTAACTAACAATGCCTTTTCACTTTTCAACTACCTTCATTTATCTCCGTCATAATCTCTGCAAACAGTCTTGTGGATTTTATTCGGTCGTTCAGGTCATACATGGTGGATACAGCTATGAGTTCATTTACGCCCGTCTCTTTAAGAAATGCTTGTATTTGCTTCTTTACAGTTTGCTTGCTTCCAACAAAGGAATACTTCAGCATTTGATGCACAGCAGGATGGTGAAACATTTCTTTCAATTCCTCGGTCATTTCTGTGGGCGGGTGCAGCGGGTCTCTGGAGCCGGTTAGCACGCCCACAAACATTCTGATCAAGCTGGTGAATAGCCTTTCTGCTTCTTCATCGGTATCGGCCACATAAACATTTACTCCAGCCAAGGTATAGGGCTGTTCCAGAAACTCGGAAGGCTTAAATTCTTTGTTATAGATTTTTAAAGCTTTGAGTAAGTGGGTTGAGGCAAAGTGGCTGGCGAAAGCATAGGGCAGTCCTTTTTCGGCCGCTAAGTAGGCACTGTCTGTACTGGATCCTAATATATACAGCGGCACATCCGTGCCTTCAGCAATGGCGGCTCTTACAGGTGATTTTTTGTTTTCTAGAGAAAAGTACTTCTGAATTTTAGCCACTTCGCTGGGAAATGACTGTGCTGCCTCCATAAAGTCCGACCGTATGGCCTGAGCTGTTTGCTGATCCGTACCCGGCGCCCTGCCAAGGCCTAAATCAATGCGGTTAGGGTATAAGTGGGCTAGGGTTCCAAACTGTTCAGCTATAATCAGGGGAGAGTGGTTGGGCAGCATGATACCACCTGAGCCGATCCTGATGGTAGATGTGTTCTCTGCCACGTAACCCATGAGCAGTGATGTGGCGCTACTGCCAATATTATCTGAATTATGATGCTCTGCAAACCAGATGCGTTTGTAACTATATGCCTCCGCTTCTTTTGCCAATGCCAATGAATTGTGCAGGGTCTGTTGTATGGTGTCCCCTTGCGAAACAATGGCAAGCTCTAAAAGGGAATAA is a genomic window containing:
- a CDS encoding LLM class flavin-dependent oxidoreductase yields the protein MDNQKIAYSLLELAIVSQGDTIQQTLHNSLALAKEAEAYSYKRIWFAEHHNSDNIGSSATSLLMGYVAENTSTIRIGSGGIMLPNHSPLIIAEQFGTLAHLYPNRIDLGLGRAPGTDQQTAQAIRSDFMEAAQSFPSEVAKIQKYFSLENKKSPVRAAIAEGTDVPLYILGSSTDSAYLAAEKGLPYAFASHFASTHLLKALKIYNKEFKPSEFLEQPYTLAGVNVYVADTDEEAERLFTSLIRMFVGVLTGSRDPLHPPTEMTEELKEMFHHPAVHQMLKYSFVGSKQTVKKQIQAFLKETGVNELIAVSTMYDLNDRIKSTRLFAEIMTEINEGS